ACGCGTGATGCCGCTCGCCCAGGAGCCGGACCTGTCCGTCTTCGGGGACGACCCGTTCTGGCTCGTCCTGCTCAAGGTCGTCTTCGTCTTCGCGTTCGTGATGGTCACGGTGGTCATCTGCATCGTGATGGAACGCAAGGTGCTCGGCTGGATGCAGCTGCGCATCGGGCCGAACCGGCACGGGCCCTGGGGCATGCTCCAGTCCCTGGCCGACGCCATCAAGCTGATGCTCAAGGAGGACATCGTCCCCAAGGGCGCCGACAAGGTGCTGTTCTGGCTGGCGCCGATCCTCGCGGTGATCCCGGCGTTCATGGCGTTCGCCGTCATCCCCTTCGGCCCCAAGGACGACCCGGTCAGCATCTTCGGCACCCAGACGGTGCTCCAGGTCACCGACCTGCCGGTCGCCATCCTCTACGTGCTGGCCACCTCGGCCATCGCCGTCTACGGAACGGTGCTCGCCGGCTGGTCCTCGGGCTCGACGTACCCGCTGCTCGGCGGCGTCCGCGCGACCGCGCAGATCATCTCCTACGAGGTCGCGATGGGCCTGTCCTTCGCGGCCGTCTTCCTCTACTCCGGGTCGATGTCCACCTCGGCCATCGTGGAGGCGCAGGAGGACCGCTGGTTCATGATCCTGCTGCCGGTGTCGTTCCTCATCTACATGGTGGCGATGGTCGGCGAGGCGCACCGGCCGCCGTTCGACATGCCGGAGTCCGAGGGCGACCTCGTCGGCGGGTACCTCACCGAGTACTCGTCGATCAAGTTCGCCTTCTTCATGATGTCCGAGTACATCCACATGGTCACCGTCTCGGGCCTGATGGTCACCCTCTTCCTCGGCGGCTGGCGCGCGCCCGCGCCGCTCAGCTTCTGGGAGGGCGCCAACTCCGGCTGGTGGCCCATGCTGTGGTTCACGATCAAGCTCGTCGGCGTGATCTTCCTGTTCGTGTGGGCCCGCGCCTCGCTGCCCCGCGTGCGCTACGACCAGTTCATGGTCCTGGGCTGGAAGGTCCTCATCCCGTTCGCGCTGGTCTGGCTCATGCTCGTGGCCACCGTGCGGGCCATGCAGAACGAGGACTACGCGTTCAGCGACATCCTCCTGTGGGTGTTCGCCGGCGTGGTGACGCTGCTGCTGATCTCGTTCGTCGTGGACTACTTCCGCGACCGGTCCGAGCAGCGCGAGGAGGACGGCCGGGCCGAGGAGCCCGAGCCGGAGTTCGACCCGATGGCGGGCGGCTACCCGGTGCCGCCGCTGCCGGGACAGACCCTGCCGCCCGTGCCGCGCCGCCCGTCCAGGGCCGAGCGCATGGGCGCCGGAGTCGCCGCCGAAAGCGAAGGAAGCCCCGAGCGAAGGGAGGGCGACGATGCCTGAGTTCCGCAATCCCGTGGGCGGCTTCGGCGTGACCTTCAAGGCCATGTTCAAGAAGCGGCTCACCGAGCAGTACCCGGAGGAGAAGAAGCCGACGGCGCCCCGCTTCCACGGCCGCCACCAGCTCAACCGCCACCCGGACGGCCTGGAGAAGTGCATCGGCTGCGAGCTGTGCGCCTGGGCCTGTCCCGCGGACGCCATCTACGTGGAGGGCGCGGACAACACCGAGGAGGAGCGCTACTCCCCGGGCGAGCGCTACGGCCGCGTCTACCAGATCAACTACCTGCGCTGCATCCTGTGCGGCCTGTGCGTCGAGGCGTGCCCCACGCGGGCGCTCACCATGACCAACGAGTACGAGCTGGCCGACCGCAGCCGCGCCTCCCTGATCTACACCAAGGAGGAGCTGCTGGCCGGCCTCCA
Above is a genomic segment from Streptomyces marincola containing:
- the nuoI gene encoding NADH-quinone oxidoreductase subunit NuoI, with the translated sequence MPEFRNPVGGFGVTFKAMFKKRLTEQYPEEKKPTAPRFHGRHQLNRHPDGLEKCIGCELCAWACPADAIYVEGADNTEEERYSPGERYGRVYQINYLRCILCGLCVEACPTRALTMTNEYELADRSRASLIYTKEELLAGLQDGMVAPPHAMYPGTDEQAYYRGEVRGAAPGTARQQVTGEQLAEDDAVAAATRLHDPAAGRQA
- the nuoH gene encoding NADH-quinone oxidoreductase subunit NuoH, which encodes MPLAQEPDLSVFGDDPFWLVLLKVVFVFAFVMVTVVICIVMERKVLGWMQLRIGPNRHGPWGMLQSLADAIKLMLKEDIVPKGADKVLFWLAPILAVIPAFMAFAVIPFGPKDDPVSIFGTQTVLQVTDLPVAILYVLATSAIAVYGTVLAGWSSGSTYPLLGGVRATAQIISYEVAMGLSFAAVFLYSGSMSTSAIVEAQEDRWFMILLPVSFLIYMVAMVGEAHRPPFDMPESEGDLVGGYLTEYSSIKFAFFMMSEYIHMVTVSGLMVTLFLGGWRAPAPLSFWEGANSGWWPMLWFTIKLVGVIFLFVWARASLPRVRYDQFMVLGWKVLIPFALVWLMLVATVRAMQNEDYAFSDILLWVFAGVVTLLLISFVVDYFRDRSEQREEDGRAEEPEPEFDPMAGGYPVPPLPGQTLPPVPRRPSRAERMGAGVAAESEGSPERREGDDA